Proteins encoded by one window of Candidatus Bathyarchaeota archaeon:
- a CDS encoding dTDP-4-dehydrorhamnose 3,5-epimerase family protein, whose amino-acid sequence MLEGIRTFELKKIPDERGFFCEILRQDWREFLGDEWIVQANLSYSYPGIVRAWHRHLRGQIDYFVVLRGAMKICAYDEETCELDEIVGSEHKIQVVRIPGNFWHGTKTLGNEPSLTLYFVTRLYNYKDPDEERRPWNDPLIVPKSVNGKTDDPRVGKTWDWNYPPHK is encoded by the coding sequence ATGCTGGAAGGAATAAGGACGTTTGAGCTTAAGAAGATACCTGACGAGAGAGGATTCTTCTGTGAGATACTCAGGCAAGACTGGAGAGAATTCCTCGGGGACGAATGGATTGTACAGGCGAACCTTTCATACAGTTATCCTGGCATAGTCAGGGCTTGGCATAGGCATCTAAGGGGGCAGATCGACTATTTCGTCGTATTAAGAGGAGCAATGAAAATCTGCGCGTATGATGAAGAGACATGTGAGCTAGATGAAATAGTAGGAAGTGAGCATAAGATCCAAGTGGTAAGAATCCCGGGAAACTTCTGGCATGGAACCAAAACTCTGGGAAACGAGCCCTCCCTAACCTTATATTTTGTAACAAGACTATACAACTATAAGGACCCGGATGAGGAGCGCAGGCCATGGAACGACCCATTAATTGTGCCAAAGTCCGTAAACGGAAAAACAGATGACCCGAGAGTTGGCAAGACCTGGGATTGGAACTATCCACCGCACAAATGA
- a CDS encoding DUF2070 family protein: MKKGVVDEAISHYSSLFTLPSLGKVLGLVIAECMLIGLLTGSLENLPIEFLERLQLGLLILLLTVSADYLSGKILGKKHILSLRRRLFLSFASNFLFLIFIVLANLLSPAISFKVYCLGLYASLSLRLVVMDSISSSSSSRNFISAALQPLLFLSPLITKSSQLTSSEAYAIIVSIIASLSAAKLFIRTVNTVGLRSLGIPTIRMFRAFIANWTEGQVKPIEEILETSSEMRDVKLSAITFRSGGEIKAAIIVSDIHPGPFKNIGSSAFPSLIQRFVEKAWRCIVSVPHGISGHGFDLASRSQNLKVIRYFLKNASFNDASDHATPFVSIKRGGVTACCQIFGNCAILSLTLAPETMEDLPSQLVDFINTEARKRGLSFVMAIDAHNSIQGAFNPENVIEPMKGAITDVLDAAVKLERLTFNAGSSKIVPNDFSVENGMGPGGIVVTAVKVGEQVSAYITIDGNNMVSGLREKILSSLKEVGVDIGEVFTTDTHIVNAVTMAKRGYHPVGEAIDHDKLINYIKIAAKESVMKLKPSSASCCQIMVPRVRVIGERQIERLCNVINEASKSAKVSSALIFPAFSLALILALIIM; encoded by the coding sequence TTGAAAAAAGGGGTCGTTGATGAGGCTATAAGCCATTACTCATCTTTATTCACGCTGCCATCTCTAGGTAAGGTACTCGGGCTTGTTATAGCCGAATGCATGCTTATAGGTCTCTTAACAGGGTCATTAGAGAACTTACCCATCGAATTTCTTGAAAGGCTTCAGCTCGGCTTGCTTATTCTACTGTTGACAGTGTCTGCAGACTATTTGAGCGGGAAGATTTTAGGCAAGAAGCATATTCTAAGCCTTCGAAGACGCCTATTCCTATCTTTCGCTTCAAACTTCCTATTCCTCATCTTCATTGTTTTGGCTAATCTTTTATCACCTGCCATTTCTTTTAAGGTCTACTGCCTCGGATTATATGCATCATTGTCGCTTAGGCTTGTCGTAATGGACTCAATTTCATCTTCCAGCAGCTCTAGGAACTTCATCTCGGCCGCCCTTCAGCCACTCCTATTCCTATCACCACTCATAACAAAGTCTTCGCAGCTCACTTCATCCGAGGCTTATGCAATTATTGTCTCAATAATCGCCTCCTTATCCGCGGCAAAACTCTTCATCAGAACAGTGAATACTGTTGGACTTAGGAGCCTAGGCATCCCCACGATTAGAATGTTTAGAGCCTTTATTGCTAACTGGACTGAGGGGCAGGTGAAGCCTATAGAGGAAATTCTTGAGACGTCAAGTGAGATGCGGGATGTTAAACTTTCGGCGATAACATTCCGCTCTGGCGGCGAGATCAAAGCAGCAATCATAGTAAGTGACATCCATCCTGGACCATTCAAAAATATTGGGAGCAGCGCGTTTCCGAGCCTAATCCAGAGGTTTGTTGAGAAGGCGTGGCGATGCATAGTTTCAGTTCCCCATGGGATCTCAGGCCATGGGTTCGATTTAGCATCAAGATCCCAGAACCTTAAAGTGATAAGATATTTTCTTAAAAACGCGAGCTTTAATGACGCGTCCGATCATGCAACACCCTTCGTTAGCATAAAGAGGGGCGGAGTCACTGCCTGCTGCCAGATATTTGGCAACTGTGCAATCCTGAGCTTAACACTAGCCCCCGAGACAATGGAGGATCTACCATCCCAACTCGTTGACTTCATAAATACAGAGGCGAGGAAAAGAGGCCTATCCTTTGTCATGGCAATTGATGCCCATAACAGTATACAGGGCGCCTTTAACCCGGAAAATGTGATAGAACCCATGAAAGGCGCAATCACTGATGTTTTAGATGCGGCTGTGAAATTGGAGCGGTTAACCTTCAACGCAGGCTCTTCTAAGATCGTGCCGAATGATTTCAGCGTGGAAAATGGAATGGGACCCGGGGGGATAGTCGTAACAGCAGTTAAGGTTGGCGAACAGGTATCTGCGTACATCACGATTGATGGGAACAACATGGTCTCGGGTTTACGCGAAAAGATACTTTCAAGCCTAAAAGAGGTGGGCGTTGACATTGGGGAGGTGTTTACAACCGATACGCACATTGTCAACGCAGTAACAATGGCGAAACGGGGCTACCATCCTGTAGGCGAAGCTATAGATCATGATAAACTGATAAACTATATCAAGATTGCAGCCAAAGAGTCCGTAATGAAACTCAAGCCCTCATCAGCCTCATGCTGCCAAATAATGGTTCCAAGGGTCAGAGTCATAGGAGAGAGACAGATTGAGAGACTATGCAATGTTATCAACGAAGCTTCTAAGAGTGCGAAGGTGTCCTCAGCCCTAATATTCCCGGCATTTAGTCTTGCTCTAATACTGGCGCTTATAATCATGTAG
- a CDS encoding glycoside hydrolase family 127 protein, which produces MELTFVVDTSKSPFARLHPVPIENVRLEDNFWAPRLKRLIEVTLPEQYKMLEESGCLSNFRRAAGKKTDKFRGPVFIDSDAYKWVEAVAFSLAQEFNERLFNLAGGVVNEIVAAQDQDGYLNTYFIFEKKKERWTNLRDMHELYCAGHLIQAGIALHRAMGDTKLLKVARRFADHILDTFGPDRRQGTCGHPEIEMALVELYRTTGEQGYLDLAKFFIDSRGKGLVGGRPYHIDHKPFRELSEIVGHAVRSLYLNCGATDVYMETGDRTLLDALLRLWHNMVERKMYITGGVGSRHEGEAIGEDYELPNMRAYAETCAAIANVMWNYRMLLATGDARFADIMELALYNGVLSGISLDGKKYFYVNPLADRGKHRRQKWFDCACCPPNIARLMASLPGYFYSISAEGIWVHLYAQSRAFINLNGEKVTLIQRTSYPWDGNIEIIIEMEKKREFSIFVRIPGWCRRSEVSVNGQILVDAAASGRYMQVKREWENGDSIKISLPMPIERMMCHPHVFENFGRVALIRGPLVYCVEQTDHGENDVWELTLPRDAHLEAKWTPNLLHGIVTIEGEALIHHFTGFEDSLYKRSEEVHERYDKTRIKAIPYHCWANREPGPMTVWIRTCA; this is translated from the coding sequence GTGGAATTGACATTCGTAGTTGATACATCAAAGAGCCCATTTGCAAGGTTACACCCGGTTCCAATAGAGAACGTCCGTTTAGAGGATAATTTTTGGGCTCCTAGGTTAAAGAGACTTATAGAGGTAACCCTCCCCGAGCAATATAAAATGCTTGAGGAAAGCGGGTGCCTGTCAAACTTTAGAAGGGCTGCGGGAAAGAAAACCGACAAGTTTAGGGGGCCCGTCTTCATCGACTCCGACGCCTACAAATGGGTTGAAGCCGTTGCCTTCTCGCTAGCACAAGAATTTAATGAGAGACTGTTCAATCTTGCTGGGGGGGTTGTCAATGAGATTGTGGCTGCGCAGGATCAGGATGGATACCTTAACACCTACTTCATCTTTGAGAAGAAGAAGGAACGGTGGACGAACCTTCGCGACATGCATGAACTCTACTGCGCTGGACACCTTATCCAAGCGGGCATCGCATTACATCGTGCAATGGGAGACACTAAACTTCTCAAGGTAGCACGCAGATTTGCAGACCATATCCTAGACACATTCGGTCCGGATAGGCGTCAAGGAACATGTGGCCATCCAGAAATCGAAATGGCCTTGGTTGAGTTGTATAGAACAACCGGAGAGCAAGGATATCTTGATCTAGCAAAATTTTTCATCGACAGCAGAGGCAAAGGACTCGTGGGTGGCCGACCATACCACATTGACCACAAACCCTTCAGAGAGCTATCCGAAATAGTAGGGCATGCAGTTCGATCATTATACTTGAACTGCGGAGCTACCGACGTCTACATGGAAACTGGTGATCGAACATTACTCGATGCGCTCTTACGCCTCTGGCACAATATGGTCGAAAGGAAAATGTACATTACGGGCGGTGTTGGATCCCGACATGAGGGAGAAGCGATCGGCGAGGATTACGAATTGCCTAATATGAGGGCTTATGCAGAAACATGCGCCGCGATTGCGAATGTGATGTGGAACTATCGTATGCTACTAGCAACTGGAGACGCGAGGTTCGCTGACATCATGGAACTTGCACTTTACAATGGGGTTCTTTCAGGGATTTCACTTGATGGAAAAAAATATTTCTATGTTAACCCCCTAGCAGACCGAGGGAAACATAGAAGACAGAAATGGTTTGACTGCGCCTGCTGCCCACCAAATATAGCTAGACTAATGGCATCACTCCCAGGATACTTCTACAGCATATCCGCGGAGGGCATATGGGTTCATCTCTACGCTCAAAGCAGAGCATTCATTAACCTTAACGGAGAAAAAGTTACTCTAATCCAGAGAACAAGTTACCCATGGGATGGAAATATAGAGATAATCATAGAAATGGAGAAGAAGAGGGAATTCTCTATATTCGTTCGCATCCCTGGATGGTGCAGAAGATCTGAGGTCTCAGTCAATGGGCAAATATTAGTGGATGCGGCCGCATCTGGACGTTATATGCAGGTCAAACGTGAATGGGAAAACGGGGACTCAATAAAGATCTCATTGCCCATGCCTATTGAAAGAATGATGTGTCATCCCCACGTATTCGAGAACTTTGGAAGGGTAGCACTGATCCGCGGTCCGCTAGTTTATTGCGTTGAGCAGACAGATCATGGAGAAAACGATGTTTGGGAATTAACATTGCCGAGGGATGCTCACCTAGAAGCAAAGTGGACACCGAATCTTCTCCATGGGATAGTCACCATTGAGGGTGAAGCATTAATCCACCATTTCACGGGTTTCGAAGACTCTCTCTATAAGAGAAGTGAAGAAGTCCATGAGAGGTATGACAAGACAAGAATTAAGGCGATCCCATATCATTGTTGGGCTAATCGTGAACCGGGGCCCATGACAGTCTGGATACGCACATGTGCATAG
- a CDS encoding DEAD/DEAH box helicase — MAIPDQVQRLLIDSGIVELFPPQEEAVNAGALEGKNILLASPTASGKTLVAELCALKHILEKDGKVLYLTPLRALANEKYEEFRKYEVIRKPNGRRVRVGISTGDFDSSDPWLEKFDIIVTTNEKCDSLLRHRAHWIDNISLLVADEVHLLNDGERGPTLEVVLARLLQIKPDIQVLALSATVRNAEEIAEWLRAIPIMTQWRPVTLREGVLINDEIQFSDGDSLKIKRRISNPVINLALHGVEGGGQTLIFADSRKSAVSLATKIAGHMKGLISKPLQRSLDNISKKISASGERTRISRTLADLVRNGVAFHHAGLGSEHRKIVEDYFRDGKIKVLTATPTLAFGVNLPARMVIISSYRRYEPGYGYYPITVLEYKQMAGRAGRPKYDKIGESILLAKTEEELDYLFSNYVLAKPERIWSKLGVEKVLRAHVLSTIASEFAFTENGVFEFFGRTLYAHQYDLRAMRGVISKILKFLYQEGMIEAEGPSLRATQFGRRVSQLYIDPLSAIIIRDGLRNIPAKITDMTFLHLVSHTPDMFPKFRCTGRDFDQVSMYVETNCDEFMFEPPAEWDDRLAYEEFLGEVKTALILKSWIEEMSEDEMIEKFGVEPGDLYRLVSTAEWLLYASHELASLLGYKDFLAYLSSLRERVVKGVKRELLPLARLEGVGRVRARILYDAGFKSIEDLKRADLEELMRLPMIGKSTAKKIKEQIGGYVRKEDWRKISSRNEGEQKALMEYY; from the coding sequence TTGGCGATACCAGATCAGGTTCAAAGATTATTAATTGATTCGGGAATCGTTGAGTTATTCCCTCCTCAAGAGGAGGCAGTAAATGCGGGGGCGTTAGAAGGAAAGAATATTCTTTTGGCAAGTCCAACAGCCTCCGGAAAAACGCTGGTCGCTGAGCTATGCGCATTAAAGCATATACTCGAAAAAGATGGAAAGGTTCTCTACTTAACCCCTCTACGCGCCTTAGCAAACGAGAAATATGAAGAATTCAGAAAGTATGAGGTGATCAGGAAGCCGAATGGAAGAAGAGTAAGAGTAGGGATAAGCACAGGCGACTTTGACAGCAGCGACCCTTGGCTTGAAAAATTCGACATTATTGTAACTACCAATGAGAAATGCGACTCGCTGCTCAGGCATAGGGCACATTGGATCGACAATATTTCCCTATTAGTGGCCGATGAGGTTCACCTCCTAAATGACGGTGAAAGGGGACCCACATTAGAAGTTGTTCTGGCCCGCCTGCTCCAAATCAAGCCTGATATTCAAGTCTTAGCCTTAAGTGCAACCGTCAGAAACGCTGAGGAGATAGCAGAGTGGCTTAGGGCCATTCCAATTATGACCCAGTGGAGGCCAGTAACCCTTAGGGAAGGCGTCCTAATAAATGATGAAATCCAGTTCTCTGACGGGGACTCATTAAAAATAAAGAGGAGGATCAGCAATCCTGTGATCAATCTTGCGTTGCATGGCGTTGAGGGAGGAGGTCAGACACTCATCTTCGCCGACAGCAGAAAGAGCGCCGTAAGCCTAGCTACCAAAATTGCTGGTCATATGAAGGGCTTAATCTCTAAACCTCTCCAACGCTCCCTCGACAATATCTCCAAGAAGATAAGCGCCTCAGGGGAGAGAACCAGAATAAGCAGGACATTGGCCGATCTTGTCAGAAATGGCGTAGCGTTTCATCACGCTGGGCTAGGCTCAGAGCATAGGAAGATTGTTGAGGACTATTTTCGTGATGGGAAAATCAAGGTGCTGACGGCGACTCCGACACTTGCTTTTGGAGTGAACCTGCCAGCCAGGATGGTGATCATCAGCAGCTACCGCAGATATGAGCCGGGATACGGCTATTATCCCATAACGGTGCTTGAATATAAGCAGATGGCGGGGAGAGCCGGGAGACCAAAGTACGATAAGATAGGCGAATCTATACTTCTAGCAAAGACTGAGGAGGAACTTGATTATCTGTTCAGCAATTATGTCCTTGCAAAGCCAGAGAGGATATGGTCAAAGCTTGGCGTTGAAAAGGTTCTGAGAGCGCATGTGCTATCCACAATCGCTTCTGAGTTTGCCTTCACAGAGAATGGAGTATTCGAATTCTTTGGGAGAACCCTTTACGCCCATCAATATGATCTTCGGGCGATGAGGGGCGTGATCTCAAAGATATTGAAGTTCCTCTACCAGGAGGGCATGATTGAGGCAGAAGGACCAAGCTTGAGAGCAACACAGTTTGGGAGGAGAGTATCGCAACTATATATTGACCCCTTATCGGCGATAATAATTCGGGATGGTCTGCGTAATATTCCAGCCAAAATCACGGATATGACATTTCTCCACCTAGTCAGCCATACTCCTGACATGTTTCCGAAGTTCAGATGTACTGGAAGAGATTTTGATCAGGTAAGCATGTATGTTGAGACGAATTGTGACGAATTCATGTTCGAGCCGCCGGCAGAATGGGATGATAGGTTAGCCTATGAGGAATTCCTTGGCGAAGTAAAAACAGCTCTGATACTCAAGTCCTGGATTGAGGAGATGTCGGAAGACGAGATGATAGAAAAATTTGGCGTTGAACCCGGAGACCTATATAGACTTGTGTCAACGGCTGAGTGGCTCCTCTACGCATCACATGAGTTAGCCAGTCTGTTAGGCTATAAAGATTTCCTCGCTTATCTTTCAAGTCTAAGGGAGAGGGTTGTGAAGGGTGTAAAGAGAGAGCTTCTTCCGCTTGCAAGGCTTGAGGGGGTAGGTCGGGTTAGAGCGCGCATATTATATGATGCAGGGTTTAAATCAATTGAGGATCTTAAAAGGGCTGATCTTGAAGAACTTATGAGATTACCAATGATTGGGAAGAGTACAGCTAAGAAGATAAAGGAGCAAATAGGCGGATATGTCAGGAAGGAAGATTGGAGAAAGATTTCAAGCAGGAATGAAGGGGAACAAAAAGCTCTTATGGAATATTATTGA
- a CDS encoding glucose-1-phosphate thymidylyltransferase has translation MSGGRGTRLRPLTFTLAKQLIPVANRPILGYVLDQVAEAGIKDVGVIIAPDTGVYVKEYVKDGSEWGFKVTYIPQEPLGLAHAVKTAKPFLEDDDFIMCLGDNLQGKGIKGLIEKFKEKNLDALILLKEVEDPTKFGVALLDPGGKILKLVEKPKEPLSNLAIVGTYVFSSKIHDAVDRIKPSWRGELEITDAIQEMINMGFRVNAEILDTWWLDTGKKDDILTANAKILDEYLKSEVKGDTINCRIEGRVKIEAGAKITDSTIRGPAVIGKNAFIEKSFIGPYTSIGDNTQVIRSNVEYCVVMENAIIRDVNRLEESLIGRNAKITGSKEGNSIRLNIGDYSEVEV, from the coding sequence TTGAGCGGTGGTCGGGGGACGAGACTTCGCCCCTTAACATTCACCCTAGCGAAACAGCTTATTCCCGTTGCTAACCGACCGATTCTAGGTTATGTCCTCGATCAGGTGGCTGAAGCTGGAATAAAAGATGTCGGTGTGATCATCGCTCCCGACACCGGAGTCTACGTCAAGGAATATGTGAAGGACGGTTCAGAGTGGGGGTTCAAGGTGACCTACATCCCACAGGAGCCGCTTGGCCTAGCGCATGCAGTGAAAACAGCAAAACCCTTCCTAGAGGACGATGACTTCATCATGTGCCTAGGAGATAACTTGCAGGGGAAAGGGATAAAAGGATTAATAGAAAAGTTTAAGGAGAAAAACCTTGATGCGCTTATCCTTTTGAAGGAGGTTGAAGACCCGACAAAATTCGGCGTGGCCCTACTTGACCCCGGTGGAAAAATACTTAAACTTGTAGAGAAACCCAAAGAACCCCTAAGCAACCTAGCAATTGTCGGCACATACGTGTTCTCAAGCAAGATACACGATGCAGTAGACCGCATCAAACCCTCATGGAGAGGCGAGCTCGAGATTACAGATGCGATACAAGAGATGATCAATATGGGGTTCAGAGTTAACGCCGAGATACTTGACACATGGTGGCTTGACACGGGCAAAAAGGATGACATACTTACCGCGAATGCGAAGATACTAGACGAATACCTCAAAAGCGAAGTCAAAGGGGATACAATAAACTGTAGAATCGAGGGCAGAGTGAAAATAGAGGCGGGAGCGAAAATAACCGACAGCACTATTCGTGGTCCAGCGGTCATAGGAAAAAATGCATTCATAGAGAAGTCTTTCATAGGGCCGTATACCAGCATAGGGGACAACACACAAGTGATCCGCTCAAATGTGGAATACTGCGTGGTAATGGAGAATGCGATCATAAGAGATGTTAACCGCCTAGAAGAAAGTCTTATTGGGAGAAACGCCAAAATAACTGGAAGCAAGGAAGGAAACTCTATAAGGCTGAATATTGGAGATTATTCCGAAGTTGAGGTTTAG
- a CDS encoding RNA methyltransferase, whose protein sequence is MYDNMPIKRGQRLSVAIPASLVSDIPHLREKTFRIGIVGRAAAIFRVDEVIIYPDIRADEQKRDAELIGLILSFMETPQYLRKRLFKIRPELKYAGILPPLRTPHHPLQSRASALNVGEYRDGVVVSTDEKGSHIDVGVEKLAYVPNVHLTPNRRVTVKIIEAGKMLIARIVNTDEIQVYWGYKITISNFRLGQLLKERKFDLVIATSKYGDPIARVSDELSRRWIQSRNILLAFGSPNEGLHNIIMREGIKLEDLADFIINTIPRQATETVRTEEALISTLAILNYLRDH, encoded by the coding sequence ATGTATGACAACATGCCAATTAAAAGGGGGCAGAGGCTCTCAGTAGCCATTCCCGCATCACTTGTCTCAGATATTCCTCATCTCCGAGAGAAAACCTTCAGGATTGGAATTGTAGGTAGGGCAGCAGCAATCTTTCGCGTAGACGAAGTGATAATTTATCCTGACATTAGAGCCGACGAACAGAAACGTGATGCCGAATTAATTGGATTGATTCTCTCATTCATGGAGACCCCGCAATATTTGAGGAAACGTTTATTCAAGATAAGACCTGAGCTTAAGTACGCTGGCATCCTTCCCCCGCTTAGGACGCCGCATCATCCACTTCAAAGCCGCGCATCTGCATTAAATGTTGGAGAGTATAGAGATGGCGTGGTAGTCTCAACTGATGAAAAAGGATCGCATATAGATGTAGGGGTTGAAAAGCTCGCCTATGTTCCAAACGTTCACCTAACACCGAATAGACGTGTAACAGTAAAGATTATTGAGGCTGGAAAGATGCTTATAGCGAGGATTGTAAACACTGATGAGATCCAAGTCTACTGGGGATATAAAATTACGATCTCCAACTTTCGCCTTGGACAATTGCTCAAAGAAAGGAAATTTGATCTCGTTATAGCCACATCCAAGTACGGTGACCCCATAGCAAGGGTATCGGATGAATTGTCTAGAAGATGGATCCAATCGCGAAATATTCTCTTAGCATTCGGATCCCCGAATGAGGGGCTTCACAATATCATAATGCGTGAGGGCATCAAACTTGAAGATCTCGCCGACTTCATCATCAACACCATCCCCAGACAGGCAACTGAAACCGTTAGGACAGAGGAAGCGCTAATCTCGACATTAGCCATCCTAAACTACCTAAGAGACCATTAA
- a CDS encoding NAD(P)-dependent oxidoreductase, giving the protein MNVLVTGGAGYIGSILMENLLERGYSTICLDMLFFGDVGIKHLVGNPCFKLIKEDTRSFDPSLLKDIDVVVDLASISQPDPSGQIDPIRFMQMNLEGPVRVASLSKKYGVRRYIFASTCSVYGFQTEILNEQSPLKPLEEYGRTKAEAEKRILPLSNDKFCVTILRFATCYGSSRKMRFDLVINGMTLSLFKSGKIRVMRPGSQWRPFVHVKDVSEAILKVMEADSETVNREVFNVGSNDQNFRIYDLAKLIGESIGVSYEIEWYGEPDTRSYIVNFDKISNKLGFKAAYTPGKGAKEIFDNLKQGILKDTDETYVIKWYKQLFEMNPAL; this is encoded by the coding sequence TTGAACGTACTTGTAACTGGAGGAGCCGGATATATCGGATCCATCCTTATGGAGAACCTGCTAGAAAGAGGCTACTCAACAATATGCTTAGACATGCTCTTCTTCGGGGACGTTGGCATAAAGCATCTAGTAGGAAACCCATGCTTCAAGCTGATCAAAGAAGACACCAGAAGTTTTGATCCATCGTTACTAAAGGACATTGACGTCGTGGTTGATCTTGCAAGCATATCGCAGCCAGACCCATCAGGACAGATAGATCCGATCAGGTTTATGCAGATGAACCTTGAGGGGCCAGTTCGAGTCGCAAGCCTCAGCAAGAAATATGGAGTTAGAAGGTACATATTCGCCTCCACATGCAGCGTCTACGGATTTCAAACTGAAATCCTGAATGAGCAATCTCCACTGAAGCCTCTAGAAGAATACGGAAGAACAAAAGCTGAGGCTGAGAAGAGGATTCTACCCCTCTCAAACGACAAATTCTGCGTAACCATTCTAAGGTTTGCAACATGCTATGGATCGTCACGCAAGATGAGGTTCGACCTAGTCATAAATGGCATGACCCTATCACTTTTCAAAAGCGGCAAAATTCGGGTAATGAGACCAGGTTCGCAGTGGAGACCATTCGTTCATGTAAAGGATGTTTCCGAAGCAATTCTGAAAGTTATGGAGGCTGATAGTGAGACAGTTAACCGAGAAGTCTTTAATGTTGGATCGAACGATCAGAACTTCAGAATTTATGATTTGGCAAAGTTGATAGGCGAATCCATAGGCGTATCCTATGAGATAGAATGGTATGGCGAACCTGACACAAGGTCATATATTGTCAACTTCGATAAGATAAGTAATAAATTGGGATTTAAGGCTGCTTATACGCCTGGAAAGGGGGCAAAAGAAATTTTTGATAACCTGAAACAGGGCATATTAAAAGATACAGATGAAACTTATGTGATAAAGTGGTATAAGCAACTATTTGAAATGAACCCCGCACTCTAA
- a CDS encoding SDR family oxidoreductase, which translates to MARPGIGTIHRTNEEEKVKILITGASSLPGFRTTLESLERNHEVVALHWRNPIPIEEEKLKKISMDISDLNSLREVVANERPDVLVHMAALGDVDLCEKDRQLAWETTVNPSLTLAFMASKIKAFTVYLSTDYVFDGETGGYKELDAPCPVNYYGLTKLLGEATFRSASIDCAIVRASSIYGFGPGRMNFAKFVIEKLERGEQVKALVDQYTSPTQATLLSKAVLEIIERRLTGIFHVVGERMSRFEFALRISERLGLDKRLISEARMSDMKWFARRPKDSSLDSTFTRSILKTDFYSTETALDILCREKEEAGRGQG; encoded by the coding sequence TTGGCAAGACCTGGGATTGGAACTATCCACCGCACAAATGAGGAAGAAAAAGTGAAGATACTTATTACAGGTGCAAGTAGTCTCCCAGGATTTAGAACAACCCTTGAATCTCTGGAGCGCAACCATGAAGTCGTCGCTCTGCATTGGAGAAATCCTATCCCTATTGAGGAGGAGAAGTTAAAAAAAATATCCATGGATATCTCTGATCTAAATTCTTTGAGAGAAGTCGTCGCCAACGAGAGACCTGATGTTCTAGTTCATATGGCTGCACTTGGAGACGTGGACCTCTGCGAGAAAGACAGGCAATTGGCCTGGGAGACAACAGTAAATCCAAGTCTCACATTAGCGTTTATGGCGTCAAAGATTAAAGCATTTACAGTTTATCTCTCCACAGATTATGTCTTTGACGGAGAGACTGGCGGCTATAAGGAGCTGGATGCGCCCTGCCCAGTGAATTATTACGGCCTAACAAAACTTTTAGGCGAAGCCACCTTCAGATCCGCATCTATAGATTGCGCAATAGTTAGAGCCAGCTCTATATACGGCTTTGGACCCGGAAGGATGAATTTTGCCAAGTTTGTCATAGAAAAACTTGAGAGAGGAGAGCAGGTTAAAGCATTAGTCGATCAATATACCAGTCCAACCCAAGCAACCTTACTCTCAAAGGCCGTCCTAGAAATAATCGAACGGAGACTTACAGGCATATTCCATGTTGTGGGAGAAAGAATGAGTAGATTTGAGTTTGCATTAAGGATTTCTGAAAGACTTGGGTTGGACAAGAGGTTAATTTCGGAGGCAAGGATGAGTGACATGAAATGGTTTGCTAGAAGACCTAAGGATTCTAGTCTTGACTCCACATTTACCAGAAGTATTCTGAAAACAGACTTTTATTCAACCGAAACCGCACTGGATATTCTATGTAGAGAAAAGGAGGAAGCTGGGAGGGGGCAAGGTTGA